One genomic region from Terriglobales bacterium encodes:
- a CDS encoding amidophosphoribosyltransferase: ESGIPYRVGLIRSHYVGRTFIEPEQRVRDFGVRLKLNPVRSVLEGKRVILIDDSIVRGTTSKKIVRMIRAAGAKEVHMRISCPPTISPCYYGVDTPHKKDLIAANKSPEEIRQFIGADSLAYLSLEGLKKACADGEGTNYCTACYTGRYPTNLVDVQEIQSATVTTE, encoded by the coding sequence GAGAGCGGTATTCCCTATCGCGTAGGGCTCATTCGTAGCCACTATGTCGGGCGAACCTTCATCGAGCCGGAGCAGCGTGTCCGCGATTTCGGAGTCAGACTGAAGCTCAACCCCGTGCGCAGCGTGCTCGAAGGAAAGCGTGTGATTCTGATCGACGACTCCATCGTCCGCGGCACCACCAGCAAGAAGATCGTTCGCATGATCCGCGCAGCCGGTGCGAAGGAAGTCCATATGCGGATCTCGTGTCCGCCAACGATTTCGCCCTGTTATTACGGAGTAGATACGCCGCACAAGAAAGATCTCATCGCCGCCAACAAGAGTCCCGAGGAGATCCGGCAATTCATTGGCGCTGATTCACTCGCCTATCTTTCTCTGGAAGGGTTGAAGAAGGCTTGTGCGGACGGGGAAGGAACCAACTACTGCACAGCCTGCTACACCGGCCGCTATCCCACCAACCTCGTCGACGTGCAGGAAATCCAATCTGCCACC